In Verrucomicrobiota bacterium, one DNA window encodes the following:
- a CDS encoding type II secretion system protein — protein sequence MPGPRRICRRDAAFTLIELLVVIAIIAILASLLLPVLGKTKAKAQGIQCLSNLKQLGLAWVLYADAHSDQVPPNANDTTDTRLSWVAGWLTLDGGNNAGHPGPNNPDNTNQLFLRNSLLAPYGTDALGIWKCPADKSQSTIGGKRYPHVRSVSMNNWVGDYDPRTGQENPASTLGYTRIRKMSDMTDPPPAKTYVMLDERADSIGNGYFNGAGGLNFADGHSEIHRWRDARTQPIYQPDFHLTVWPPKPSPNNADIGWLQERATGRK from the coding sequence GTGCCGGGCCCACGGAGAATTTGCCGCCGGGACGCGGCGTTCACGCTCATCGAACTTCTGGTGGTTATCGCCATTATTGCGATCCTGGCTTCACTCCTTTTGCCCGTCCTCGGCAAGACCAAAGCGAAGGCACAGGGAATCCAATGTTTAAGCAACTTGAAGCAGTTGGGCCTGGCCTGGGTCTTATACGCGGACGCGCACAGCGATCAGGTGCCGCCCAATGCCAACGACACCACGGACACTCGCCTCAGTTGGGTCGCGGGTTGGCTGACGCTGGATGGCGGCAACAACGCCGGACATCCAGGGCCGAACAATCCGGACAACACAAACCAGCTTTTCCTGCGCAACAGCCTGCTTGCTCCCTACGGCACGGACGCGCTCGGCATCTGGAAATGTCCGGCGGACAAATCGCAGAGCACCATCGGCGGCAAGCGCTACCCGCACGTGCGGTCGGTGTCGATGAACAATTGGGTGGGCGACTACGATCCGCGCACCGGCCAGGAGAATCCCGCCTCGACCCTGGGATACACCCGGATCCGAAAGATGTCCGATATGACCGATCCGCCGCCGGCGAAGACTTACGTGATGCTCGACGAACGCGCCGACAGCATCGGCAACGGCTATTTCAACGGCGCGGGCGGTTTGAACTTCGCGGATGGGCATTCGGAAATCCACCGCTGGCGCGACGCGCGCACGCAACCGATTTATCAGCCGGACTTCCATCTAACCGTGTGGCCGCCGAAACCATCGCCGAACAACGCAGACATCGGCTGGCTGCAGGAACGGGCGACGGGAAGGAAATGA
- a CDS encoding uroporphyrinogen decarboxylase translates to MTSRDRVLAHLQGRPVDRLPFMPITMQFAAAQIGARYREYSTDYRVLVEGQIRTAEKFGFDYVNTMSDPAREAADCGAAVQFFDDQPAALVEDQALLADKTALNRLKIPDPLSGGRMHNGIQALALFKEKVGREKIIEGWVEGPCAEAADLRGINTLMLDFYDDPAFVRDLFEFVVEMELRFARAQVAAGADIIGLGDAAASLVGPQIYAEFIWPYEKRLVGGIQALGAAVRLHICGNTRFCLQGMGKLDCEIVDLDSLSPLSDARAAMGPDQILLGNINPVTVLRDGDAGFVTAAISECHRQAGSRYIVGAGCEVPRDTPPENLRALADYAGTPASQLG, encoded by the coding sequence ATGACCAGCCGTGATAGAGTTTTAGCCCATCTGCAAGGGCGCCCGGTCGATCGGTTGCCGTTCATGCCGATCACGATGCAATTTGCCGCCGCGCAAATCGGCGCGCGCTACCGCGAATATTCGACGGATTATCGCGTGCTGGTGGAGGGTCAGATTCGCACTGCCGAAAAGTTTGGATTCGATTACGTCAACACCATGTCCGATCCTGCGCGTGAAGCGGCGGACTGCGGCGCGGCCGTGCAATTCTTCGATGACCAGCCCGCGGCGCTCGTGGAGGACCAGGCCTTGCTGGCGGACAAAACGGCGCTGAACCGATTGAAGATTCCGGATCCGCTGAGCGGCGGGCGGATGCACAACGGAATTCAGGCCCTCGCGTTGTTCAAGGAAAAGGTTGGCCGCGAAAAAATCATCGAGGGTTGGGTGGAAGGGCCGTGCGCGGAGGCGGCGGACCTGCGCGGCATCAACACCCTGATGCTCGACTTCTACGACGACCCGGCGTTCGTGCGCGATCTGTTTGAGTTCGTCGTCGAAATGGAACTGCGCTTTGCCCGCGCCCAAGTCGCGGCCGGCGCGGACATCATCGGGCTGGGGGACGCCGCCGCGTCGCTCGTTGGGCCTCAGATTTACGCCGAGTTTATCTGGCCCTACGAGAAAAGACTGGTCGGAGGAATTCAGGCGTTGGGTGCGGCGGTGCGGTTGCACATTTGCGGCAACACGCGATTTTGCTTGCAGGGCATGGGCAAGCTGGACTGCGAAATCGTGGATCTGGATTCACTTTCGCCGCTTTCCGACGCGCGCGCCGCCATGGGGCCGGACCAAATTCTCCTCGGCAATATCAATCCGGTGACCGTGCTGCGCGATGGCGACGCGGGGTTTGTGACGGCGGCGATCTCCGAATGCCACCGGCAAGCGGGCAGCCGTTACATCGTTGGGGCCGGCTGCGAGGTGCCTCGGGACACACCGCCAGAAAACTTGCGCGCCCTGGCCGATTACGCAGGAACTCCGGCCTCTCAGTTGGGTTAA